Part of the Borrelia parkeri genome, ACTTAGCACATACAGTGAATTAAAATGCATCTTAAGATTGAAATACTTAACAAGTTTACTATTAATAGTAACTTCAATTTGTTCTTGAACACTTTTTAAAAAGTCATAATAATTAGACCTATCCCCTTTCCCATCATTTCCAAGCCCCTTGGTTTGCTCATTAAAACTTCTAGTTAATGGCTCTTTTGTGTCAGCACCTATCTTTGCCTTTACTAAGGTTAATGCTTCCTTTAAATAGGTTAAATCATACTTAATAACCTCCAGTGAAGCATCTGGTGTTCCACTGTAAAAAATACCATTATTATTTAAGTTAGATTTAAGCCGTGTAAGCTCTCGCTCTAAATCGCTATTTACACTCTTAAATGTGCTTATATGATTTTGATTTTCATCTACATTGCTTTTAAACAGGTTAGAAAATATACTTGGCTTATAATTAACGCCCTTAGTTAAAAGCTCTAATGAAGTCGTAACATCACTCAGTGCATCTTGTAATGCTACTAATGATTCATCCTTGTAAAATAAAAAGTTATGTTGCTCTATTCTCCTCTCTATTTCTTTATATATTTGTTCAAAAAGATATATATTAAGCAAAAAGCTTTGCGTATAACATGGACTGTAGGCTTTAAGTATATAATCATAATTAGAGTGTATGATTACCCTACTCTTATGAATCTTCAACTCTCTATAAGATATCTTCTCATCTGTATTTATTTTGAAAGTGTATGTTATATAATTAAAGTCAGGCCCCTCATCACGAACATTGTTATAGTCAAGA contains:
- a CDS encoding anti-CBASS protein Acb1 family protein — translated: MISNSNINARDLYRYSIFFRNYISNVAEDTLKNGITLNSIDTAFNVNDALETLKIELKEALLQCLISYRFNGVGYILVKTADVLEDLHLSVNLELPIGFMYLDYNNVRDEGPDFNYITYTFKINTDEKISYRELKIHKSRVIIHSNYDYILKAYSPCYTQSFLLNIYLFEQIYKEIERRIEQHNFLFYKDESLVALQDALSDVTTSLELLTKGVNYKPSIFSNLFKSNVDENQNHISTFKSVNSDLERELTRLKSNLNNNGIFYSGTPDASLEVIKYDLTYLKEALTLVKAKIGADTKEPLTRSFNEQTKGLGNDGKGDRSNYYDFLKSVQEQIEVTINSKLVKYFNLKMHFNSLYVLSEEEKIERDMRLLEMYDKYVALMLHPALSTVDKANLQDRLFIKIKGD